A genomic region of Raphanus sativus cultivar WK10039 chromosome 6, ASM80110v3, whole genome shotgun sequence contains the following coding sequences:
- the LOC108833150 gene encoding KID-containing protein 1-like isoform X1: MAGGGTTFSIESDLPATENTSSSSYSGDTLNDEGSGLSRVGSGVWSGRTVDYSSESSSSIGTPGDSEEDEDSEEDNDEELGLASLSSLEDSLPSKRGLSSHYKGKSKSFGNLGEIGSVKEVPKQENPLNKKRRLQIYNKLARKSFYSWQNPKSMPLLPVHEDDNDDGVEEGDDGDLSDEERGGGVVARRPSFKNRALKSMSCFALSDLQEEEEEDEDDE; encoded by the exons ATGGCAGGAGGAGGAACAACGTTCTCAATAGAAAGCGATCTACCGGCGACGGAGAatacctcctcctcctcctattCCGGTGATACGCTAAACGATGAGGGAAGCGGTTTGAGCCGTGTAGGAAGCGGAGTATGGTCAGGACGGACGGTGGATTACTCGTCGGAAAGTTCATCATCGATCGGAACTCCGGGAGATAGTGAAGAAGACGAAGATAGCGAAGAAGACAATGATGAAGAGCTAGGGTTAGCTTCACTGAGCTCTCTGGAAGATTCTCTCCCAAGCAA AAGAGGTTTATCGAGTCATTACAAAGGGAAATCAAAGTCGTTTGGGAACTTAGGAGAGATAGGGAGTGTGAAAGAAGTGCCGAAGCAAGAGAATCCACTGAATAAGAAAAGAAGGTTACAGATCTACAACAAGTTGGCAAGAAAGTCGTTCTACTCATGGCAGAACCCTAAGTCTATGCCTCTTTTGCCTGTCCATGAAGATGATAATGACGACGGTGTGGAAGAGGGAGACGATGGAGATCTGAGCGATGAAGAGCGAGGAGGAGGTGTTGTTGCAAGGAGACCATCGTTCAAGAACAGAGCATTGAAGTCTATGAGTTGTTTTGCTCTTTCAGATCtgcaggaagaagaagaagaagatgaagatgatgagtGA
- the LOC108833150 gene encoding KID-containing protein 1-like isoform X2 codes for MAGGGTTFSIESDLPATENTSSSSYSGDTLNDEGSGLSRVGSGVWSGRTVDYSSESSSSIGTPGDSEEDEDSEEDNDEELGLASLSSLEDSLPSKGLSSHYKGKSKSFGNLGEIGSVKEVPKQENPLNKKRRLQIYNKLARKSFYSWQNPKSMPLLPVHEDDNDDGVEEGDDGDLSDEERGGGVVARRPSFKNRALKSMSCFALSDLQEEEEEDEDDE; via the exons ATGGCAGGAGGAGGAACAACGTTCTCAATAGAAAGCGATCTACCGGCGACGGAGAatacctcctcctcctcctattCCGGTGATACGCTAAACGATGAGGGAAGCGGTTTGAGCCGTGTAGGAAGCGGAGTATGGTCAGGACGGACGGTGGATTACTCGTCGGAAAGTTCATCATCGATCGGAACTCCGGGAGATAGTGAAGAAGACGAAGATAGCGAAGAAGACAATGATGAAGAGCTAGGGTTAGCTTCACTGAGCTCTCTGGAAGATTCTCTCCCAAGCAA AGGTTTATCGAGTCATTACAAAGGGAAATCAAAGTCGTTTGGGAACTTAGGAGAGATAGGGAGTGTGAAAGAAGTGCCGAAGCAAGAGAATCCACTGAATAAGAAAAGAAGGTTACAGATCTACAACAAGTTGGCAAGAAAGTCGTTCTACTCATGGCAGAACCCTAAGTCTATGCCTCTTTTGCCTGTCCATGAAGATGATAATGACGACGGTGTGGAAGAGGGAGACGATGGAGATCTGAGCGATGAAGAGCGAGGAGGAGGTGTTGTTGCAAGGAGACCATCGTTCAAGAACAGAGCATTGAAGTCTATGAGTTGTTTTGCTCTTTCAGATCtgcaggaagaagaagaagaagatgaagatgatgagtGA